In Dama dama isolate Ldn47 chromosome 22, ASM3311817v1, whole genome shotgun sequence, the genomic window TAAAGGTGTTCAAGTATTTGTTAAAAGAACTATGAATCTCGGGGAGGAAAGACAACAGGAGCAAGTGTGAAAGCAGGGAAGTGAGCCTGGGTTGAGCCACAGTGATGCCAGGGTGGAGCGGGCAACACCCTCCATCCCCActcaccccacccccctgccaTGGCACATGAGTGAGGGGACTCTCAGGGCCAACCTAAAGGACGCCTCTGTGGCTGCCACCTTGGTCTGAGCTACACTTGTCTCTTGCCTGGATTATTACAAAAACCTCCTAATTggtctcctccttccccctcccctcatgTGTTTCTCACCACAGCAGCTGAAGTGATGCCGTAAAATCCTAGGTCAGCCCTGTCTCTACCTTGCCTCGCACCCTCCAGGGACTCCCATCAGCCTCGGTGAGAGCCTGAGTTCTTGCCATGCCTCCATACCTGCTGAGGCCCCCCATAATCTGCCCCCTCCAGCTTCGTCCCCTCAGgttctcccctccccatccttcaAGCACATTAGTCACACTTCTTCCTCAGAGCCTTTGACTGACTGTTAGGTCTCTCCAGAATGCTCTTCCGCCAGTCTTGGCTCAGAATTTCTTTTAGTGAATTTCAGGTCTTCTCAAAGCTTATTTATTTAGACTTGCCGccttccccccatcccccacGTTTCTTATTTCTGTTTACCGTTCTCTTTTTCTCAATAAAACGTTCACACTCTAAAATACTGTTTGCCTTGTTTACCATCTCTCTTCCTTCAGAATGGaagttccatgagggcaggacTTTTGGTCTGTTCTGTTTCCGGCTCTCTGCTCTGTACCTAGAACAGTGACTGACACACAGTAAATGCCCAGGacacatttgttgaataaatcacTTGAGCAGCTGGAACCAAGGGGGACTTTGAGCGGGATCTACGTGGAGTGTGGTTTTGACAGAAGAGGCCAGACTGTTGCAGTGACATGGGGAATGTACCATGGGGCCTTCggcagggctggggggtgggggtggagtggggagacGTCAGAAGGGGACCCAGGTGGCTTCCAGGGAGTGAATCTGGAATGAAACCACCCTCTCTGCCTCCACAGCTGAGTTCCGGAAGAGAGAACGTCGAGGTTACCTTGGAGTAAACCTGAGGTTTATGACCAGTGCAAGAAGCACAGTGGACGAATCCATCACCCGGCAGGTTCGTCAGGGGGGTGGGCTGTGGGAAGTGGGGGTGAAAGCTGAGGCTGTCTCGGGGATCCGTGGGAGTCTCAGCCCTGAGGCTAGGATCGGGGTGGGTCCCCCTCCAGGCTCCCGAGAGCTGGACGCGCTGCTGTGCAGTGAGGGGCCTCCTCAGAGGGCTGACAGCGTGAGCAGGAAGGAGGGAGCCCGGCCTCACTCCCCTGCGGACCCTCTGGGGCTCGGCTGGCTCTTCTGTCAACAGACACGATGTGCCCTCCCCCTCCCGAGACGCAgagagggctgggggagagggtggCCCTTGGGTGGCTGCGCCAGGCTGTGGGGCTCCAGGTGGCTGAGTCACCACCCAGGGCTCCTGACCCCCACATGCCCCCAGATTGTGCGCCAGAACCGAGGCCGCAAGGCCTGTGACCGGCCTGTGACCAAgagcaagaagaagaagaaggccgAGGGCACCGTGTTCACCGAGGAAGACTTCCAGAAGTTCCAGCAGGAATATTTCGGCAGTTAGGCTCCCAGGAGGGCACAGCCTCCTCTGACCTCTCAGCCCGGGGTGGGGAACTCCTGGGGGAGCTGGCGAGCTGGAAGCCCACAGGAGGACCTTCAGCTCAGACTTGAGCTGACATTTCCAGGCTCAGGAGGTGCCACCTGCCTGCCAGAAAGGAACACTTCCGgctgttttgtttgctttgccCCAGGGAGGGCCTCTGGGCTGTTTGCTGTGGAGAGGCCGGTCACTGGGCGCTTGGGGACCACACCTCCCAACAGGAGGAGGGCCACTGGGTGGGCGTCCGGGTTCTAATAAATGTGGCCCCCGGCCTGTGTGCTGCTTAAACAGGGTGTCTCCCATAGTCTCCCCTGGTACCAAGGAGCGTCCACCCCACTCCCCCTCCTGCTGCTTCTTAGGCTCCAGGTGAGAAGTCCTTGGGCCCAGCCCCAGTGCAGGCGCCAGCCTCCACTGGCCTCCTCCCCCTGGAGGGCAGCCACAGCTGAGAAGGCAGCTCTTGAGGCAAAAATAGCACCCACAGCTGCTGTGGGCTCATTCCAGGGAAGCCAACACCAGGGTCTGAGGGAGAGATCACTTCTGCCTCAGGCCAGTGCCCAGGGCGCGGGCACACGTGGTGGGGGGACACATCAAAGgccacttttttccccctcttaccCCCTGTCACATGAGGTGGGAACTAGCAAGGTGAGGGGGAAGGTGGAGGCTGGGCTTTGTCTGGGGGGCGCCGGGACTGCTGAGCAGAATGCCTGAGTGGGTGAGCAGTGCTGCCCCGCTTGGTCTTCAGTGTGGTATTGACAAGTCCTGGAAGCCCCAGTTCTTCTGGGGACAGGTTGGGGGCCTTCAGGCTGCTAGTCTGGCTCTTGTAGGGCCCCCACTCACCCGTGCCTAAAAAGCTCCGTGGGACATGCACTGTCTGGCAGGAACTTCCAAAGGGCCCGGTGTCTGGGAAGCGAGTTGGCCCATCCCACCATGGGTTCTTTAGTGCAGGAGAGGGTTTTGCCCCTTACACACCCATCCTGGGATGGGGAGCACTTTCCCTGGTTATTAGCCAGCTTTCCATCCTCAGTGGGGACACAGAGGGACCACAGACCTGCCTGAGTCCAAGTTGGAATCCTTCCTATCTGCAGGTGGCTGCCATCTGAGTAGAAAGCTGGCCAGCCTTCCAGGAAGTCAAGGTGGGAGGACAGGAATTGAGACTTCAAAGCGGTATTGTGCCAGTGTCCCCAGATGGGCCTGTCCAAGAAGGGTGAGGCGGGTGTGCCC contains:
- the RPS19BP1 gene encoding active regulator of SIRT1, with product MSATLLRRGLELLGAPEAPGAAPGHTKPSQAPTKRTRKAKATQAQKLRNSAKGKVPKSALAEFRKRERRGYLGVNLRFMTSARSTVDESITRQIVRQNRGRKACDRPVTKSKKKKKAEGTVFTEEDFQKFQQEYFGS